In Cydia fagiglandana chromosome 9, ilCydFagi1.1, whole genome shotgun sequence, a single window of DNA contains:
- the LOC134667538 gene encoding uncharacterized protein LOC134667538, whose protein sequence is MVGPTIQDSLFNILLRFRTYKYVLTGDVAKMYRQVLVQECDRDLQLILWRSNENEPLKTLRLNTVTYGFSSASFLSTRCLWQLGEECADEKIKTIIQNDFLVDDLLTGSDTEEELRSIKESVERALAAGCFPLRKYRSNLPSILHDSQNDSVGINKGSLIISSSSHTLGVGWDSEADIIHFPTQYSAKDGHPTKRSILSDSCKIFDPLGLLCLLTIIPKVLIQKLWIEKIDWDIPVPSYINESWQDFINGLASLTSLQIPRHVICDSPTHIEMHVFCDASSVAYAACIYLKSTNEKGDVVVRLLCAKAKVAPVQATTIPRLELCACLLGAQLASAVSKTLRCQIAQKFYWTDSSIVIAWLKTNQTKLKTFVANRVAHILELTDGSEYRHVPTALNPADYPSRGVEARRLSDLHMWWNGPSFLHEPQNNWPQFSSNSELDLPELKVNVAITNDSQKTDFIDFDRYSKLKLLQRAVAYMLRFAHNCRVSSNKTTGVLQPEELEVSFKKLVAMSQQASFPHELKLLRDKQPLGPKNPILSLNPFYDDDDKLLRVGGRLSSSFYPFDKRHPMLLHAKHSLTRLLFQQEHIRLLHAPPQLLLAAIRESVWAVSGRTLARTVSQQCVTCRRAAGNTSAPLMGALPSQRVTPDFPFISVGVDFAGPFMITDRHGRGCKITKCYLAIFVCFRYKCLHLEAVSTLSTDSFILSLRRFISRRGRPREIFCDNGRNFLGAAKEISDYLTSNSDTVCNFAANEGIQFKFQPAYAPHFGGLWEAGVKSAKFHLNRILGNAHLTYEELATLFSQVESILNSRPLCPLSSSPNDFQPLTPGHFIIGRALTSLPSPHLADINPNRLDRFQRLEALRQHFWRRWQMEYVCELQQRTKWRVPGRALQLGDLVLIKEENTLPLHWRLGRVAKLFPGADGISRVAEVATVTGTYKRGVKYLCPLLDETHEALKADASKGPQDVSAPTTEGEAGTVHR, encoded by the coding sequence ATGGTTGGGCCAACGATTCAAGACTCGCTGTTTAATATCCTCCTGAGGTTTCGTACATACAAATATGTTTTAACTGGGGATGTCGCTAAGATGTATCGGCAGGTCCTGGTTCAGGAATGCGACCGCGATTTACAATTAATTCTTTGGCGCTCCAATGAGAACGAACCTTTAAAGACTTTAAGGCTTAACACGGTCACTTACGGATTTTCAAGTGCTAGTTTTTTGAGCACACGCTGTTTGTGGCAGTTGGGCGAGGAATGTGCagatgaaaaaattaaaactatcatCCAAAATGATTTTTTAGTGGATGATTTATTAACAGGGTCAGACACAGAGGAGGAATTACGTTCTATTAAAGAGTCGGTTGAGCGTGCGCTAGCAGCTGGTTGTTTTCCCCTGCGCAAATATCGCTCAAATTTACCGTCAATTTTGCATGACTCACAAAACGATAGTGTAGGTATAAACAAAGGTAGCTTGATCATTAGCTCGTCGTCGCACACGCTAGGAGTGGGCTGGGACTCTGAGGCAGATATCATTCATTTTCCTACTCAATATTCTGCCAAGGACGGCCACCCTACGAAACGTTCAATTTTATCGGATTCGTGTAAAATATTTGATCCCTTAGGCCTCCTGTGTTTGCTGACGATtatacctaaagttttaattcaaaaattatGGATTGAAAAAATCGACTGGGATATTCCCGTGCCGAGTTACATAAACGAGTCTTGGCAGGACTTTATAAACGGGTTAGCGTCTTTAACTTCGCTCCAAATACCTCGTCATGTTATTTGCGACTCGCCGACGCATATCGAGATGCACGTATTTTGTGATGCAAGCTCAGTTGCATACGCGGcctgtatttatttaaagtccACTAATGAGAAGGGCGATGTTGTAGTCAGGTTGCTGTGCGCCAAGGCCAAGGTCGCGCCGGTCCAGGCTACGACTATTCCTCGATTGGAATTATGTGCTTGCCTTCTAGGCGCGCAGCTCGCGTCAGCTGTTTCTAAAACGTTGCGCTGCCAGATTGCGCAGAAATTTTATTGGACTGACTCGTCAATTGTGATCGCATGGCTTAAAACTaatcaaacaaaattaaaaacgttTGTTGCCAATCGCGTGGCTCATATTTTAGAACTCACCGATGGCAGTGAGTATCGTCACGTTCCAACCGCTTTAAATCCGGCTGACTACCCATCTAGAGGGGTCGAAGCGCGTCGCTTATCTGATTTGCACATGTGGTGGAACGGGCCATCTTTCTTGCACGAGCCACAGAATAACTGGCCTCAGTTTTCTTCAAACTCGGAGCTCGATTTACCCGAGCTAAAGGTTAACGTCGCGATCACTAACGATTCCCAAAAAACTGACTTTATTGATTTCGATCGATACTCGAAACTCAAACTTTTACAACGTGCGGTAGCTTATATGCTTAGGTTTGCGCATAACTGCCGTGTTTCATCTAATAAAACTACCGGTGTGCTACAACCTGAGGAGCTCGaggtttcttttaaaaaattagTCGCTATGTCACAGCAGGCTAGTTTTCCTCACGAATTGAAATTGTTGCGTGACAAGCAACCTTTAGGCCCTAAAAACCCTATTTTATCGTTGAACCCATTTTACGATGATGACGACAAGCTTCTCAGAGTTGGTGGACGTCTGTCCTCGTCGTTTTATCCATTTGACAAACGCCACCCAATGCTCTTACATGCCAAACATAGTTTGACTAGATTGTTGTTTCAACAGGAACATATCCGTCTCCTGCATGCTCCTCCTCAGCTGCTTCTAGCCGCCATTCGCGAGTCTGTATGGGCCGTATCGGGGCGCACACTTGCGCGCACCGTATCGCAACAATGCGTCACCTGTCGCCGCGCAGCTGGCAACACTTCTGCTCCCTTGATGGGCGCTCTGCCTTCTCAGCGCGTAACGCCTGATTTTCCCTTTATTAGTGTCGGCGTAGACTTCGCAGGTCCGTTTATGATTACGGACAGGCATGGCAGAGGTTGCAAAATAACAAAGTGCTATTTAGCTATATTTGTTTGTTTCCGGTACAAATGTTTGCATTTAGAGGCAGTAAGCACGCTGTCGACGGATTCTTTCATTCTTTCGCTGCGACGTTTTATCTCTCGCAGAGGGCGACCTCGCGAGATCTTCTGCGATAATGGACGTAATTTTTTAGGAGCGGCCAAGGAAATTAGCGATTACCTTACTTCAAACTCAGACACGGTTTGCAATTTTGCAGCAAATGAGggaatacaatttaaatttcaaCCGGCATATGCTCCTCACTTTGGTGGTTTGTGGGAAGCAGGAGTCAAATCGGCAAAATTTCACCTCAATCGTATATTAGGTAACGCTCATTTAACATATGAGGAATTGGCAACTCTCTTTAGTCAGGTGGAGTCCATCCTGAATAGTCGTCCCTTGTGTCCTTTGTCGTCCTCTCCAAACGATTTCCAACCCTTAACCCCAGGTCACTTCATCATCGGCCGCGCGCTCACTTCGTTGCCGTCGCCCCACCTCGCGGATATAAACCCAAACCGTTTAGATAGGTTTCAGAGGCTCGAGGCATTAAGACAGCACTTCTGGCGGCGCTGGCAAATGGAATACGTCTGCGAGCTCCAGCAACGGACGAAATGGCGTGTTCCAGGACGAGCTCTTCAACTGGGTGACCTGGTCCTAATCAAGGAAGAGAATACTCTTCCACTGCACTGGCGGCTTGGACGAGTCGCCAAATTGTTTCCTGGCGCTGACGGGATTTCGCGAGTAGCTGAAGTTGCTACTGTAACGGGCACCTATAAACGAGGTGTGAAGTACCTCTGCCCTCTGCTGGACGAGACCCATGAAGCCTTGAAGGCTGACGCCTCCAAGGGCCCCCAGGATGTTTCGGCTCCTACCACCGAAGGGGAAGCGGGGACCGTACACCGCTAA